One Archangium violaceum genomic window, CCATGCGGGCCGAGGTCCAGGGCTCCATCCTGGAGATGGCCGTCGAGCAGGGCCAGGAGGTGAAGAAGGGGCAGCTCCTCGCGCGCATCGAGGACACCTCGCTGCGGGACCAGGTCCTCGCCGCGCGCACCGCGGTGCGGGTGGCTCGCAACGCCGTGCAGGTGGCCCGGGCCGATGAGGAGCGCAACCGCACGCTGGCCAACGCGGGGGTCATCACCCAGCGCGACCTGGAGCGGGCGGTGCTCTCGCGCCAGCAGGCGCAGGCGCAACTCTCCGAGGCCGAGGCCCGGCTCGCGATCGCGAACCAGCAACTGGGCCGCACCCGCATCGTCGCCCCCTTCGACGGGGTGGTGAGTGAGCGCCGGGCCAGCGCGGGTGACATCGTCCAGCCGGGCACGGCGCTCTACACCGTCATCGACCCCACCAGCATGCGGCTGGAGGCCTCCGTTCCCGCCTCGCAACTGGAGCTGCTGAAGCCCGGCGCGCGCGTGGACTTCAATGTCGGAGGCTTCGGGGACCGTACCTTCGCGGGAGAGATCGAGCGCATCAACCCCGCGGTGGATCCCGCCACGGGCCAGGTGCGCCTCTACGTCACGCTGCCCAACACCGAGCAGACGCTGCTCACCGGGCTCTTCGCCGAGGGCCGGGTCTCGGCGGTGCAGCGCGAGGTGGCCGCCGTGCCCACGTCCGCGGTGAGCCTCCGCGCCGAGCCGCCCACGGTGATGCGCGTGAAGGACGGGCGCGTGGAGCAGGTACCGGTGACGGTCGGCATGACGGACGAGCTGGCGCGAATGGTGGAGTTGCGCTCCGGCGTGCAGGTGGGAGACGTGCTGCTGAGGGGCTCGGCGCAGGAGTTGGCCGAGGGCACGCCGGTGCAGGTGAGGGTCCCCGAGCAGCAGCCGCAGGAGTCCGAGCCGGGCGTGGGCGGTGGAGGCACCGCGCAGGAGCCCCAGCAACTCACGCCTCGCTGAGCGGAGAGCCTTGCCGTGTTCATTTCCAATTTCGCCATCAAGAAGCCCATCGTCACCATCACCGTCATGCTGGCGCTCGTGGTGTTCGGCGTGGTGGCGCTGATGGTGTTGCAGACGGATGAGTTCCCGGAGGTCCAGCCTCCCGTCATCAACGTCACCATCGCCTACCCGGGCGCCTCGCCCGACGTGGTCGAGCGGGAGATCATCGAGCCCATCGAGGACGCCATCTTCAGCATCAGCGGGGTGGACGCAGATCAGACCACCTCCAGTGCCATCGACGGGCTGGCGCAGTTCACCATCTTCTTCGACTTCGAAAAGGACCTGCAGCAGGCCTCGCAGGACGTGCGCGACGCCATCTCCAGCAAGCGCGCGGACCTGCCGCTGGAGATGGAGGAGCCCGTCCTCACGCGTTTCGATCCGGCGGACCTGCCCATCGTCTCGCTGGCCATCACCTCGGACACGCTGAAGGCCACGGAGCTCACCCGCATCGCGGACCCGGGCATCGTGGGCGAGCTGCGCTCCATTCCCGGCGTGGCGCAGGCCTCGGTGGTGGGAGGTATCGAGCGGGAGATGTCGGTGCTCGTGCGGCCGGAGGCGTTGCAGGCCGCGGGGTTGAGCATCGCGCAGGTGGTGCAGGCGCTGCAGGCGCAGAACCTCGCCGCCCCGGTGGGCCGGTTGGACGGGCCGCTGGAGGAGACCACCATCCGCCTCAAGGGCCGGCTGGAGACGCCCGAGGACTTCGCCCGCGTCGTCATCGCGGAGCGGGGGGGCCAGCCCATCCGGCTCGGCCAGGTGGCCAACGTGGTGGACGGCATCGAGGAGCCGCGCACCCTGGCCCTCTATGACGGCCGCGAGGCGGTGGGCATCGACGTCATCAAGGCCCAGGAATACAGCACCACCCAGGTGGCCGATGCCATCCGCGAGCGGGTGACCGAGCTCCAGCCCCGGCTCCCTCCGGGCGTGAAGATGGAGATCGTCCGTGACGCGGGCGTCCGGGTGGAGAGCGCCGTGGAGAACGTGCAGTCCACGCTCCTGGAGGGCGCGCTGCTCACCGTGTTGACGGTGTTCCTCTTCCTCAACTCGTGGCGCTCCACGGTGATTACCGGCCTGGCTCTGCCGGTGAGCGTGCTGGCCTCCTTCATCAGCGTGTGGGCGTTCGGCTTCACGCTCAACACCATGTCGCTGATGGGTCTGTCGCTGGCCATCGGCATCCTCATCGACGACGCCATCGTGGTGCGCGAGAACATCGTGCGCCACATCGAGATGGGGAAGGACCACTACACGGCCTCGCGCGAGGGCACGAGCGAGATTGGCCTCGCGGTGGCGGCGACGACGTTCTCCATCGTGGCGGTGTTCGTGCCGGTGGCCTTCATGTACGGGGTGGCCGGGCAGTGGTTCAAGCCCTTCGCCCTGACCATCGCGTGCTCGGTGTTGGTGTCGCTCTTCGTGAGCTTCTCGTTGGACCCGATGCTGTCGGCGTACTGGCCGGACCCGGCGGTGGAGAAGGGGGCTCGCAAGGGTCCCATCTCGCGGGTGCTCCTGCACTTCAACCACTGGTTCGACCGGCAGGCGGACCGCTACAAGGGCGTCATCGCCTGGGCGTTGGATCACCGGCTGGTCATGGTGCTGGTGGCGGTGGGCTCGCTGGTGGGAGCGCTGGTGCTGCAGGGCCTCTTCGGAGGCGCGGGCTTCGCTCCGGTGAGTGACCGCGCCGAGCTGGAGTTGCAGGTGGAGACGCCCGCGGGCTCCAGCCTCGACTACACGCGGCGCAAGGTGGAGGAGGTGGCCCGCATCGCGCGCGGCCACCCGGAGGTGGCGTACACCTTCTCCACCATTGGCACGGCCCAGGCGCTGCGCGCTCCGGGCGTGGACCAGGCGCAGGTGTACGTGCGGCTCAAGCCCAAGCACGAGCGCGACGTGAGCCAGGAGGTGCTTGGCACCACGCTGCGCCAGGAGCTCTCTCGCGTGGCCGGGGCGAACGTGTCCGTGTTCACCAGCGGCTTTGGCGGGGCCTCCAAGCAGATTCAGCTGGAGCTACGTGGGCCGGACGCACGGGAGCTATCGCGGCTGGCCGAGCAGGTGCGTCAGCAGCTGGCGCAGGTGCCGGGCGCGGTGGACGTGGGCCTGTCCACGCGTGGAGAGAAGCCGGAGGTGGAGGTCGAGGTGGACCGTGGCGTGGCGGGCCGGCTCAACGTGACGGTGGCGCAGGTGGCGCAGTCGCTGCGCGCGGCCTTCGCGGGGGTGGACTCGGGTGACTGGGTGGACCCCTCGGGCGAGACGCGGGACGTGATGGTGCGGCTGATCCCCGAGGCGCGCACACGTCCGGGGGACCTGGCGCAGCTGCCGCTGGTGGCGGGCGCGGCACCGGGCGGCACGGGCACACCGGCGCTCGTCCCGCTGGGGCAGGTGGCGCGCATCCGCGAGACGGTGGGCCCCGCTCAAATCAATCACCTCAACCGCGAGAGGGTCATCAGCGTCCAGGCCAACGTGCAGGGCCGCTCGCTGTCGGAGGTGATGACGGACATCCGGGCGCGGGTGGAGAAGGTGCGGCTGCCGCCGGGCTACGTGTTGGATGAGGGCGGCGAGGCCCGCGATCAGGCCGAGGTGTTCGGCCGCATCTTCCTGGCGCTCGGGATGGCGGTGCTGCTGATGTACCTCATCCTGGTCATCCAGTTCGGCTCGTTCCTGGATCCACTGGCCATCCTCGTCTCGTTGCCGCTGTCACTCATCGGCGTGGTGCTGGCGCTGTTGGCGACGGGGGACACGCTCAACATCATGAGCCTCATCGGCGTCATCCTGCTGATGGGCATCGTCGCCAAGAACGCCATCCTGCTCATCGACTTCGCCAAGTGGTCGCACAAGGAGGGCATGCCCATGCGGGAGGCGCTCATCGAGGCGGGGCGCACGCGCCTGCGGCCCATCATGATGACGACGTTCGCCATCATCGCTGGCATGGTGCCGGTGGCGCTGGGCACGGGCGAGGGCGGTGACTTCCGGGCCCCCCTGGGCCGCGCCGTCATCGGTGGCGTCATCACCTCCACGTTGCTGACGTTGTTGGTGATTCCGACGGTGTATGAGATCCTCCACGACTTCCGCACCTGGGCCATGAGGAAGCTCCGGCGGATGGGGAGGCATGAGGGGCGTGAGCCCCTGCACGGTCCGCCCCAGGCACGTCCTGGGGCCTGAGGGCGCGCCAGGGCGGCACGGCCCCGGAGGGAGGACGAGCCATGGAAGTGACCATCCATGAGCGGTTGTGCCGGGTCCTCCGGAGGCTCGCGTCCATCGAGGGCGGGCTCGTCCTGCTGGTGGGGCTGGTGGTCATCGTCGCCTGGGTGTTCGGCCTCGACTCGCTCAAGGGGTTGCGGCCGGGCCTGCCCACGATGAATGTCAACACGGCCCTGTGCTTCATGCTCTCCGGCATCGCGCTGGTGCTGGCGAGCATCCCCCACGCCAGCCCCTTCAAGCGTCGGGCCGCGCAGGTGGGCGCGGGGCTCGTCGCCCTCCTGGGTGGACTGACGCTCCTCCAGTACGTCCTCGACGTGGACCTGGGTATCGACCAGCTCCTCGTGAGGGACCCCGGCCAGGACATGGAGCTTGGCTATCCGGGGCGGATGGCTCCCAATACGGCCCTCTGCTTCGTCCTGCTCGGGATGGCACTCCTGTGCATCGAGGTGAAGACGCGGATGGTGGGCTGGCCCTCGCAGTATCTCGCTGCCCTCTCGGGCGTCATCGCGCTGGTGGGCTTCGTGGGCTACCTCTATGGGCTGGAGGAGTTCACCGGCATCAGCCGCTATGCGCGGATGGCGGTGCACACCACGGTGTGTCTGCTGCTGCTGTCCCTGGGCGTCTTCCACTGCCGCCCGGACCGGGGCCTGATGAGCATCGTCACCCAATCGGGCCTGGGCAGTGTGCTCTCGCGCTGGTTGCTGCCGCCAGCGCTCGTCCTCCCCACCCTCCTGGTCGGCCTGGTGCTCGTGGGCTACCGCTCCGAGGCCTACTCGTTGCCCTTCGCCCTGGCGCTCATCGCCACGGGGCTCGTCGTCGTCTTCACCGCGCTGGTGTGGGGGGCCGCGTTCGCGCTGGACCGCGTGGAGGCCCGGCGCCTGAGCATCGAGGCGGAGCGGATCCAACTCATGGCCCGGGAGCAGGCCGCGCGCGCCGAGGCGGAAGCCCAGCAACGCGAGCGCTCGCGGGCCGAGGCCGCCGAGCGCGAGGCCCAGCAGGCCGTCCGCACCCGCGAGGAGGTGCTGGCCGTGGTGAGCCACGACCTGAAGAACCCGCTGGGCAGCATCTCGTTGAGCATCCAGCTGCTGCGGCGGCTCCTGCCTCCGGGTGAGCAGGGCGAGCGGATGCTCAAACACACCCTTACCATCGAGCGCTCGGTGGAGCGGATGGATCGCCTCATCCAGGATCTGCTCGACATGGCCAGCCTCCAGGCGGGCCGGCTGAAGCTGGACCTGCGGCGCCATGCCGTGGACGAGCTGCTGCGCGAGGGCCTGTCGCTGCTCGAGCCGCTGGCCATCCAGAAGGGGATTGCCCTGCACACGCAACCGCCCCGGGAGCACGTCC contains:
- a CDS encoding efflux RND transporter periplasmic adaptor subunit, which translates into the protein MNESTVRRGERWVPGGGAGMCRALVLLGLLVFSGCDRGGPEVPPAQGQQAQGQQAPVVLGPEDVVRVEQRRLRNGPVLSGTLQARRAASMRAEVQGSILEMAVEQGQEVKKGQLLARIEDTSLRDQVLAARTAVRVARNAVQVARADEERNRTLANAGVITQRDLERAVLSRQQAQAQLSEAEARLAIANQQLGRTRIVAPFDGVVSERRASAGDIVQPGTALYTVIDPTSMRLEASVPASQLELLKPGARVDFNVGGFGDRTFAGEIERINPAVDPATGQVRLYVTLPNTEQTLLTGLFAEGRVSAVQREVAAVPTSAVSLRAEPPTVMRVKDGRVEQVPVTVGMTDELARMVELRSGVQVGDVLLRGSAQELAEGTPVQVRVPEQQPQESEPGVGGGGTAQEPQQLTPR
- a CDS encoding efflux RND transporter permease subunit is translated as MFISNFAIKKPIVTITVMLALVVFGVVALMVLQTDEFPEVQPPVINVTIAYPGASPDVVEREIIEPIEDAIFSISGVDADQTTSSAIDGLAQFTIFFDFEKDLQQASQDVRDAISSKRADLPLEMEEPVLTRFDPADLPIVSLAITSDTLKATELTRIADPGIVGELRSIPGVAQASVVGGIEREMSVLVRPEALQAAGLSIAQVVQALQAQNLAAPVGRLDGPLEETTIRLKGRLETPEDFARVVIAERGGQPIRLGQVANVVDGIEEPRTLALYDGREAVGIDVIKAQEYSTTQVADAIRERVTELQPRLPPGVKMEIVRDAGVRVESAVENVQSTLLEGALLTVLTVFLFLNSWRSTVITGLALPVSVLASFISVWAFGFTLNTMSLMGLSLAIGILIDDAIVVRENIVRHIEMGKDHYTASREGTSEIGLAVAATTFSIVAVFVPVAFMYGVAGQWFKPFALTIACSVLVSLFVSFSLDPMLSAYWPDPAVEKGARKGPISRVLLHFNHWFDRQADRYKGVIAWALDHRLVMVLVAVGSLVGALVLQGLFGGAGFAPVSDRAELELQVETPAGSSLDYTRRKVEEVARIARGHPEVAYTFSTIGTAQALRAPGVDQAQVYVRLKPKHERDVSQEVLGTTLRQELSRVAGANVSVFTSGFGGASKQIQLELRGPDARELSRLAEQVRQQLAQVPGAVDVGLSTRGEKPEVEVEVDRGVAGRLNVTVAQVAQSLRAAFAGVDSGDWVDPSGETRDVMVRLIPEARTRPGDLAQLPLVAGAAPGGTGTPALVPLGQVARIRETVGPAQINHLNRERVISVQANVQGRSLSEVMTDIRARVEKVRLPPGYVLDEGGEARDQAEVFGRIFLALGMAVLLMYLILVIQFGSFLDPLAILVSLPLSLIGVVLALLATGDTLNIMSLIGVILLMGIVAKNAILLIDFAKWSHKEGMPMREALIEAGRTRLRPIMMTTFAIIAGMVPVALGTGEGGDFRAPLGRAVIGGVITSTLLTLLVIPTVYEILHDFRTWAMRKLRRMGRHEGREPLHGPPQARPGA
- a CDS encoding sensor histidine kinase, whose amino-acid sequence is MEVTIHERLCRVLRRLASIEGGLVLLVGLVVIVAWVFGLDSLKGLRPGLPTMNVNTALCFMLSGIALVLASIPHASPFKRRAAQVGAGLVALLGGLTLLQYVLDVDLGIDQLLVRDPGQDMELGYPGRMAPNTALCFVLLGMALLCIEVKTRMVGWPSQYLAALSGVIALVGFVGYLYGLEEFTGISRYARMAVHTTVCLLLLSLGVFHCRPDRGLMSIVTQSGLGSVLSRWLLPPALVLPTLLVGLVLVGYRSEAYSLPFALALIATGLVVVFTALVWGAAFALDRVEARRLSIEAERIQLMAREQAARAEAEAQQRERSRAEAAEREAQQAVRTREEVLAVVSHDLKNPLGSISLSIQLLRRLLPPGEQGERMLKHTLTIERSVERMDRLIQDLLDMASLQAGRLKLDLRRHAVDELLREGLSLLEPLAIQKGIALHTQPPREHVQVRCDRDRVFQVLSNLVGNALKFTPEGGMVTVEAVLEESFVRFLVRDTGPGIPPEALPHLFEPFWQVEGTGKKGTGLGLSISRGFVEAHGGGLWVESEEGRGSTFCFTLPRASLLVEHERPPEPPVH